A genomic window from Cytobacillus suaedae includes:
- a CDS encoding response regulator transcription factor — MGKIKVMLVEDDPRWQEVLTVDLESESDIELVKVVSTKEEAVEAARSLSLDVILMDINLTESNMDGIDATLEITTLGKGIKIIMLTALTERDTIVKAIEYGAINYVNKSSLKDILTCIREAYQNKTSLHPDATGAILREIRLKSLTPTEKNIYDLKEIGYTRSQMAEYFHTTLDTIGTHMKNISKKLKRRR; from the coding sequence GTGGGAAAAATAAAAGTCATGCTGGTTGAGGATGACCCGAGGTGGCAAGAGGTATTAACCGTCGACCTAGAAAGTGAATCTGATATTGAATTGGTTAAAGTTGTTTCTACAAAGGAAGAAGCAGTGGAAGCTGCAAGGAGTCTATCTCTTGATGTAATTCTGATGGATATCAATTTAACAGAAAGTAACATGGATGGAATAGACGCAACACTTGAAATCACTACCTTAGGCAAAGGTATTAAAATCATCATGTTAACTGCCTTAACCGAGCGGGACACCATTGTAAAAGCCATTGAATATGGTGCAATCAATTATGTTAACAAGTCTAGTTTGAAGGATATTCTTACTTGTATTCGTGAGGCCTATCAAAATAAAACTTCCTTGCATCCTGATGCAACAGGAGCAATTTTAAGAGAAATTCGTTTAAAGTCCCTAACACCGACAGAAAAGAACATCTATGATTTAAAGGAGATAGGGTATACCCGGTCACAAATGGCTGAGTATTTTCATACCACATTAGATACAATTGGAACACATATGAAAAACATTTCGAAAAAATTAAAACGTCGTCGCTAG